The Stomatobaculum sp. F0698 genomic sequence TCCGCCGCGAGGGTCAGCTTGACCTCGGCAATTCTGGTCTGTTCCATGCGTGTCACCGTAAAACGCATGCCGTCCCGCACCACGCTCTCTCCCTCCTTCGGGAAATGTTCGAGCTGCTCCAGCACATAACCGCCGATCGACTCATAGTCCTCCGAGGAGAGCTTTAACTGCAGCGCCTCATTCAAATCGTCAATCTTGACATTGCCCTCAACGAGATAGGTGTTCGGGGCAACGCGCCGTATGCTCTTCTCCTCATCGCGATCGTACTCGTCGCGGATCTCGCCCACGATTTCCTCCAGGATATCCTCCATGGTCACCATGCCCGCCGTCACACCGTACTCATCGAGCACAATCGCGAGATTCGTATAATTTTTCCGCATTTCGACCATGAGCTCCGAAGTCTTCTTCTGCTCATAGGTAAAGAGCGGTTTCCGCATCAACTCCGCAATGCGGAAATTTTTCTCCGGCGCGCGGAACAGAAGGTCTTTGACATTCAAAATGCCGACGATGGTGTCCGCCGTGTCCTTGTAAACCGGAATGCGCGTGTATTGCTCTTCGCGCACCACTTCCATGAGCTCTTCCTTGCTCGCCTCAATGTCGATGCAGGTCATATCGATGCGCGGTATCATGATATCGCGCGCGCTCCGGTCGCCGAAATCAAAGACATTGTCGATGATTTTTCGCTCGTCGTTCTCGAGAACGCCGTCCTCATGCCCCACTTGGACTATGGTCCTTAACTCCTCCGCGGTCATAAGCTCCCTCTCATTCGGGCGATCCGCGCCGAAGAGCTTCATCACAAGACGGGCCAGATTGTTGACCACAAAGACAAGGGGCGTAAAGAGCCACATCAGATTGCGCACCGGCCCCGCCGCGCGGAGGGCAATGCGCTCCGCGTTTCGACTTGCCATGGTTTTCGGCGCAACCTCGCCGAATACCAGAACCGCAAGCGTCAAAACACCGGTCGCCACACCGACCATCTTGCTGCCGAAGAGCGAGAGCGTCACGGTCGTCGCGAGCGAAGAGGCATAGAGATTCACCACGTTGTTGCCGATTAATATGACCGAGAGCATTTTCTCAGGCTTCTGCAAAATCGAAAGCAGAGTGACAGCCCTCTTATCGCCTTGGCTCGCAAGGGTGCGAACGCGTATGCGGTTCACGGTTGTGAGGGCCGTCTCCGCCGAAGAAAACAAGGCGGAGGTCCCGAGCAAAACAACAAGCAGACATAGTTGTATCAGATCCTGACGACTCAAGCTTGTCTCCTTTTGGAAATCAGACGTTTCAGCCCCCTTGCCAGTTCAAGCGCCGCCGTAAGTCCCATGCCGAGCGCAATGAAACAGTCGCCGAGGTTAAACACCAAATGCTCCGCTTTCCGATTGCGAAGGGAAAGGTAATCTACCACAAAGCCGCGAAAAAAACGGTCAAAAAGATTGCTCGCGCCGCCCGCAAGTACCAGGGCGAGCGCTGTCTTTTCATACTTACGGCCGCGTTTCGGGAGCAGCGCGGAAAAACGAAACAGCACCAGACTCTCTATGAGCAGCGGGCCTCCCAGCACGATTTCCCGCCGCTTCGAAAAAAAGCCGAGCGGCAGACCTTCGTTATGAAAACGCTTTAGGAGAAGCAAAGGCTTCCCGGGCGGCAGTTCTCTGGGAAACGCCTTCTCAGGCAGTGCTTCGACCGCGCTCTTCCCGATTAAGTCCAGCGCGGTGAGAAACGCAATCAGGCGATAGTACCACATCAGGCCGCTCCCATGGGCTTACCCATCAAAGTCGAAATCACGTACCAGATCAGCACAATGACGCCGAGCACAATGCGGTAATAACCGAAAACCTTAAAGTCGTTTTTCTTAACCCAGCTCATCAGGAAGCGTATCGAGTACACCGAGACCAGAAAGGCCACCGCCATGCCGAGCACGAGGTATAAAATTTCGGCATTGCTGAAGCGAAAACCGAACTTTGCAAGCTTAAGAAGGCTTGCGCCTAACATGACCGGGATTCCGACAAAGAAGGAGAACTCTGCCGCCACCGCGCGGGAACATCCGAGTATCACGGCGCCGAGTATCGTGACACCCGAGCGCGAGGTGCCCGGGATCAACGCGAGTACCTGAAACATGCCGATGTAGAGTGCGGTCTGGTAATTGAGCTGCCACATCTTGGTAATCTGCGGCTTGCTCGTCTGATTCCGGTTCTCGATCAGAATGAAAAGGACGCCGTAAACAACCAGCATAATCGAGACCACGAGGCCGTTATAGAGGTGCGCGTCCATCCAGTCGTCGAGCAGCTTGCCTAGGATGGCCGCCGGTATGCAGGCCACGATAATCTTACTCCAGAGGGTCAGCGCCACCCTTCTTTGGTCGCCGCGTTTCGAGCGACTCAAGGGATTCAGACGGTCAAAATAGAGCATGACCACGGCGAGAATTGCGCCGAGCTGAATCACCACGCGGAACATTTCCATGAATTCCGGTGAGACATCCAGATGAATCAATTGGTTGATGAGTATCAGATGACCGGTCGAACTGATCGGCAACCACTCGGTAAAGCCCTCCACCATACCGAGCACAATCACTTTTAAGATTTCAATGATGCGCATACAAAATCTCCGTCTTCTTTCTCTTTCGTTTGTATTTGCCTTCAGATGTTTTCAATCTGCCAGTCGATCGGCTCTTCCCCGACCGAGCGCAGAAAGTCATTGGCTCTTTGAAAGTGCCCGCAGCCGAAGAAGCCCCGGCTCGCCGAGAGCGGCGAGGGATGCGGCGAGGTCAGAACCAAATGTTTCTCCCGGTCTATCATCGGCAGCTTTTCCTGCGCGGGTCGTCCCCAGAGCAGAAAGACCAGGCGCTGATTCGAACTGTTTGCCGCCCTGAGAATGGCATCCGTAAACTGTTCCCACCCCTTTCCGCGATGAGAAAAGGCCGCGTGCGCGCGCACGGTGAGCACCGTATTTAAGAGAAGCACGCCCTGCTCCGCCCACTTCTTTAAATAGCCGTTATTCGGAATATAGCAGCCGAGCTCTTCGTGTAACTCGCGGTAGATGTTCTTCAGCGAAGGCGGTATGACACGCTGCTCGGGTAATACCGAAAATGCGAGTCCGTGCGCCTGGTTCGGTTCGTGATAAGGGTCCTGCCCCAGGATCACCACGCGGACTTTTTCGAGCGGTGTCAGTTCCAACGCCTCGAAAATACGGTCCGCAGGCGGGAAAACCCGCTCTGTCCGGTACTCCTGTTCCACAAAATGATAGAGCTCCGCGTAATAGGGCTTTTTGAATTCAGCCTGCAGAGCCGGAAGCCAGTCGTTCTGAATTGCGGCCACCTGTTTTGCCATCCTCTCTTCGGTTTATCATGGGTTTGACTCAAAATTATTCTTAATAATAACATAAAATAAGAGCCTCTGCGCAGCTTTTTTGCCGCACAGAGGCTCTGTACCCGCACTCAGCGCACTTCTCGGTGCAGGGTATAACGCCGGAGTCTCGGGCAATACTTCATTGCCTCCATGCGCTCCGGGTGGAGTTTCTTGTTCTTCGTGGTGGTATAATTCCGATCGCCGCACTCCGTGCAGGCGAGCGTGACGCGCGTTCTCCCTGAATTTGCCATGGCTTTTCTCCTCTCAAGAAACCGCTCCGGCAAGGGCCGAAGCGGTCATCAGGCTACAGTTAGGCGAAAACTCTTGCGACTTTGAGGCTTTCGTATTTGCATCCTGTTTGCATATTCATAGTAGCAAAGCCATGGTTTGCTGTCAATGCATCTTTTTTATTTTTCTTCGAGCACTTGGAAGATGAAGAACTTGAGGTAGTAGGTTTCTCCCGCCGCCCAGAGGATCGGGTGATCCGGCGCCTGGGTGGAAAAATACACTTGGCGAAGGCGCTTTCTCGCGCCGCGAGCCGCCTCCTGAACGGTCTTTGCAAAGAGCGCCTGATCCATAAAGTGCGAGCAGGAACAGGTCGCCAGGAAGCCGCCGTCCCGAACCAGCTTCATGCCGCGGAGATTAATGTCTCGGTAGCCCTTGACCGCGCGCTTTACGGTCTCCCGCGATTTGGTAAAGGCAGGCGGATCCAGTATGACCAGATCAAAGCGCTCGCCCTCTGCCTCCAGCTTCGGCAATAGATCAAAGACATCCGCGGTCTCAAAGCGCACCCGCTCCGAGAGTCCGTTTAAGGCGGCATTCTCGGTGGCCTGCGAAACACCGAGCGCCGAGGCATCGACCCCCAACACTTCCCGCGCGCCCGCAAGGCCCGCATTCAGGGCAAAGGAGCCCGTGTGCGTGAAGCAGTCCAGCACCCTTGCGCCCTGCGAAAAACCCTGCACCGCGCGGCGGTTTAACTTCTGATCGAGGAAAAAGCCGGTCTTCTGCCCCTCGGCCACATCCACCCAATAGTGGACGCCGTTCTCGCAAATCTGAACCTTGGTGTCAAAGGGCTCGGAGAGAAAACCTTTTACCCGCTCCATGCCCTCCTTGAGTCTCTCCTTCGCATCGCTCCGCTCGTAGACGCCGCGTATCGGAAGCCCCTCCTGCGAAAGAACTTCGAGAAGTATCTTTAGGACTCGCTCCTTCATTCGGTCCATGCCGAGCGCAAGGCTCTCGAGTACCAGGACATCGTTAAATTTATCCACGGTGAGGCCGGGCAGAAAATCCGCCTCGCCGAAAATCAGACGGCAGGCGCCGGTGTCTACAACCTGCTTCCGAAGGCGCACCGCCGTCTCGATGCGCGCGCGAAGAAAGGCATCGTCAATCTCCTGCGCTGCGTTCCTGGTCATCATGCGAACGCGCAGCTTGGAATTCAGGTTCATGAAGCCGTTGCCGAGGGGATAGCCATCGTGATCCAGCACGGTCACAAGGTCTCCGTTCGTAAACGCTCCCTCGACCCGCGCCACTTCGTTGTCGTAAATCCAGGCACCGCCGCTCTTAAACGCGCGGCCGCCGCCCGGCTTTAAACTCACTTTACAGGGATACATCCTTTTCTCCCTCCTCAGTTTTGCATACCGGGCTCCCAGCGCACCGAGACACCCATGCCGAAGGCATTCGGACCCGTGTGGCAGGAGACACTGTAGGAAAGCAGATCGTAGAAGACCGTCTCCGTCGGAAAGGCCTCCTGTCCCATCTTCTTCCACTCCTCGATATCGGCCTCCGCCGGGAAGCTGCCCGCCTGGCCGATCCATAGCTTCTTGCCCTTCTCCGAGAATTCCGCAGCCGCCTTTACGATTTCTTCGATCTCGCGCTTCTTGCAGTGCTTGCTGCCGCGCACCGTCGCAAAGGGCTCCACCTTCTCCCCCTTGATGACAAGGAGGGGCTTGATGTTCAGAATGCTGCCGACCGTCGCTGCGGCCCCGGAAATCCGGCCTCCGCGCTTCAGATATTTCAGATCTTCCACGCCCACGTAAACAATGGAGAGAAAGGCGAGTTTTTCAATTTCCTCGCGCATCTCCCGCGCCGAGAGTCCCGCCTCGCGCATTGCGAGGGCATCCAGCACAATATGGCGCATCGTAATCGAGATGCGGTGCGCATCCGCGACCTCGACTCTGCCGTCGTAATCCTCCGCGAGGAGACGCGCCGAGGTATAGGTGCCGCTTAAACCCGAGGACATCGGAATGAACAGGACTTCCTCGTAGTTTTCGAGCAGACTGTCCCAAAGCGCTGCCATTTCGCCGGGAGAGGGCTGCGAAGTTCGAAGCACCATATCGCTCTCCAAGAGCTCGTAGAAGCGGTCCGTCGTGAGGTTCTTGCCCTCGTGATACACCTCCTCGCCCGCAATGAAGGGCATGGGCAGCACCGAAATGCCGAGCTGCTCTGCCTCTGCCTGAGAAATACCGCTGTTCGAATCCGTCACAATCGCTGTCTTCATGGTTTACCTCTCCTCCTTCTCTGCCACAGCACGGTAAGGCTGCGCGGGCGGGGAAATATGTTCTTGTTGAAATGCCTTTGCGATGCGCTCCGTGAGCGCAAAATTCAAGTTCCAATAATCCGGGTTTTTGCACCATACACGGATCGTAAAGAGCAGGCCCTTTTCCTGCAATTCCGTGAGGGCCACAAAGGGAGCCGCAACCGCTTCCGGCGGCTGTAAGACCGCGCTCTCCGCCGCAATCGCCGTCCTCAGAATCTCTTTGACGCGCTCCGGATCTTCCCCCCGTCCCACCAAAAACGTGAGATCCAGACGGCGCTTTGCCATCGAGCTGTAGTTCGTGATATTCGCATTCATCAAGCTGCCGTTCGGAACGGTGATTTTCTTATTGTCAATGCCCACCAGCACCGTGTAGAACAGCCCGATTTCATCGACCGTGCCGCCGACCTGTGCGGCTTCGATGTAATCACCGATTGCAAAGGGATGCGTGAGTGTCAGCATGATGCCGCCCGCCAAATTTGAGAGCGCCCCCTGCATTGCGAGCCCTAAGGTCACGCCGGTCGATGCGACAACCGCAGTGACCGAAGCCATCGGAATGCCGAGCACCACAATCACGGCGAGCACCAAAAGCGCGTAGAGCGCTGTCCTGGTCGCATTCAGGAGAAAACGCCGCATGGTTCTGTCCACGGGCAGTTG encodes the following:
- a CDS encoding HlyC/CorC family transporter — translated: MSRQDLIQLCLLVVLLGTSALFSSAETALTTVNRIRVRTLASQGDKRAVTLLSILQKPEKMLSVILIGNNVVNLYASSLATTVTLSLFGSKMVGVATGVLTLAVLVFGEVAPKTMASRNAERIALRAAGPVRNLMWLFTPLVFVVNNLARLVMKLFGADRPNERELMTAEELRTIVQVGHEDGVLENDERKIIDNVFDFGDRSARDIMIPRIDMTCIDIEASKEELMEVVREEQYTRIPVYKDTADTIVGILNVKDLLFRAPEKNFRIAELMRKPLFTYEQKKTSELMVEMRKNYTNLAIVLDEYGVTAGMVTMEDILEEIVGEIRDEYDRDEEKSIRRVAPNTYLVEGNVKIDDLNEALQLKLSSEDYESIGGYVLEQLEHFPKEGESVVRDGMRFTVTRMEQTRIAEVKLTLAAEKAVVK
- a CDS encoding signal peptidase II — translated: MWYYRLIAFLTALDLIGKSAVEALPEKAFPRELPPGKPLLLLKRFHNEGLPLGFFSKRREIVLGGPLLIESLVLFRFSALLPKRGRKYEKTALALVLAGGASNLFDRFFRGFVVDYLSLRNRKAEHLVFNLGDCFIALGMGLTAALELARGLKRLISKRRQA
- a CDS encoding undecaprenyl-diphosphate phosphatase is translated as MRIIEILKVIVLGMVEGFTEWLPISSTGHLILINQLIHLDVSPEFMEMFRVVIQLGAILAVVMLYFDRLNPLSRSKRGDQRRVALTLWSKIIVACIPAAILGKLLDDWMDAHLYNGLVVSIMLVVYGVLFILIENRNQTSKPQITKMWQLNYQTALYIGMFQVLALIPGTSRSGVTILGAVILGCSRAVAAEFSFFVGIPVMLGASLLKLAKFGFRFSNAEILYLVLGMAVAFLVSVYSIRFLMSWVKKNDFKVFGYYRIVLGVIVLIWYVISTLMGKPMGAA
- the ung gene encoding uracil-DNA glycosylase, with protein sequence MAKQVAAIQNDWLPALQAEFKKPYYAELYHFVEQEYRTERVFPPADRIFEALELTPLEKVRVVILGQDPYHEPNQAHGLAFSVLPEQRVIPPSLKNIYRELHEELGCYIPNNGYLKKWAEQGVLLLNTVLTVRAHAAFSHRGKGWEQFTDAILRAANSSNQRLVFLLWGRPAQEKLPMIDREKHLVLTSPHPSPLSASRGFFGCGHFQRANDFLRSVGEEPIDWQIENI
- the rpmG gene encoding 50S ribosomal protein L33, with amino-acid sequence MANSGRTRVTLACTECGDRNYTTTKNKKLHPERMEAMKYCPRLRRYTLHREVR
- a CDS encoding class I SAM-dependent rRNA methyltransferase, with the protein product MYPCKVSLKPGGGRAFKSGGAWIYDNEVARVEGAFTNGDLVTVLDHDGYPLGNGFMNLNSKLRVRMMTRNAAQEIDDAFLRARIETAVRLRKQVVDTGACRLIFGEADFLPGLTVDKFNDVLVLESLALGMDRMKERVLKILLEVLSQEGLPIRGVYERSDAKERLKEGMERVKGFLSEPFDTKVQICENGVHYWVDVAEGQKTGFFLDQKLNRRAVQGFSQGARVLDCFTHTGSFALNAGLAGAREVLGVDASALGVSQATENAALNGLSERVRFETADVFDLLPKLEAEGERFDLVILDPPAFTKSRETVKRAVKGYRDINLRGMKLVRDGGFLATCSCSHFMDQALFAKTVQEAARGARKRLRQVYFSTQAPDHPILWAAGETYYLKFFIFQVLEEK
- a CDS encoding DegV family protein, coding for MKTAIVTDSNSGISQAEAEQLGISVLPMPFIAGEEVYHEGKNLTTDRFYELLESDMVLRTSQPSPGEMAALWDSLLENYEEVLFIPMSSGLSGTYTSARLLAEDYDGRVEVADAHRISITMRHIVLDALAMREAGLSAREMREEIEKLAFLSIVYVGVEDLKYLKRGGRISGAAATVGSILNIKPLLVIKGEKVEPFATVRGSKHCKKREIEEIVKAAAEFSEKGKKLWIGQAGSFPAEADIEEWKKMGQEAFPTETVFYDLLSYSVSCHTGPNAFGMGVSVRWEPGMQN
- a CDS encoding mechanosensitive ion channel family protein; amino-acid sequence: MTDQVEQVSSAVSEAVTEKVSEHVSFLQWFWHNVLWKPGTGAMLWGGLLRVVFAALLWWVGTRLIRKILGLSLKAKMQLPVDRTMRRFLLNATRTALYALLVLAVIVVLGIPMASVTAVVASTGVTLGLAMQGALSNLAGGIMLTLTHPFAIGDYIEAAQVGGTVDEIGLFYTVLVGIDNKKITVPNGSLMNANITNYSSMAKRRLDLTFLVGRGEDPERVKEILRTAIAAESAVLQPPEAVAAPFVALTELQEKGLLFTIRVWCKNPDYWNLNFALTERIAKAFQQEHISPPAQPYRAVAEKEER